The genomic interval GCGCGGTGAGGTTCGGAGCGAAGCCCACGGACTCATACAGCGAACGGCCATCATCCGAGGCATGCAGCCACAGCCGCCCCATTCCCAGTTCACGCGCGAAGGCCATCAGGTCCGCGAGCAGCGCGCGGGAGACGCCACGCTTCCGCCAGGTGGGCACGGTGTACATGTTGAGGATGTAGCCCTCCAGACCCGAGAGGTTGCCAGGAGCGGGAGGACGCTCGAAGGGGCTCAGCCCGCCGCAGGACACAGCCTCGTCTCCGGCGAAGGCCAGCCACACGTGAAACCGCCCCGACGGCAGCGCCGACATCAAGTAGCGCCGGGTCGCGGAGGCCCACGCATCCAGCTCTCCAGGAGCCGGGGCATGCAGCTCACACATCAACGCGAGCCGCAACCGGACCACCTGCTCCAGGTCCTCGAGCCCCGCCTTGCGAATGCACCAGTCCGCCGGGTTCGCGCTCATGAGTGCGCATGGTAGCCGCCAGCCCCGTGACGCGCCCGCGAAACACGGAGGGCCCACTTCCCAGACGGGAAGCAGGCCCTCGGCACCACCCGTGTGCGGGCTCTCAGCTCTTGTACTTCACCGAGCAGCCATACGGCGTCGTGGTCGAGGCCGGCACCGGCTGGCCGTTGAGCACCGCGTCCACCGCCGTCTGCACGTGGTTGACCTTCTTGGCGTTCTTGCCGCGCGGGTCGTCGTCGATGGCGCCCGCGTAGCGGACCACACCCTCCGCATCAATCACATACATGTGCGGGGTCGTCTTGGCGCCGTACGCCTTGCCCGTCGCGCCGCTGGCGTCCTGGAGCACCGGGTAGCTGATGCCCTCCTTCTTCTTCCAGTCCGCGGACTTGTCCGGCGTGTTGTGCGCCGTCGAGTCCACCGCCAGCCACACCACCTTCTTGGCGTCGAAGCCCTTGAGGGTGTTGGCCATCGTGTCCGCCTCATAGTGGCGCTTCACGAAGGGGCACTCAGGGTTGGTCCACTCCAGCACCACCACCTTGCCCTTGTACTGCGACAGCGAATGCTCCTTGCCCGACTCGTCCTTGAGCGTGAAGGCCGGAGCGGGCTTGCCCACCTCCGCGTCCGCGAAAGCGGGCACACCCACGAACACCGAACCCAGCGCGAGAGCGGCGAACATCTGCTTCATGGCGTTCCTCCTGACTGCATGACTGGGGCTGCTGGACTGCGGATGACCGGGCGAATCAGGGCCGGGGGAAGGCCGCGGAACACACCACCTTCGCACCATCCTGGTGCCGCGACTTCGAGCACTCCGCCGCGCGCTTCACCGAATCCACGACGGAGTCCACCGTCAACAACTCCGACAACACCTCGGGCTTGTCCGGCGCGCCAGGGCTCATCACCAGGTACATGGGCACCCCCGCGCGGCCATGCTCCGCC from Myxococcus stipitatus carries:
- a CDS encoding GNAT family N-acetyltransferase gives rise to the protein MSANPADWCIRKAGLEDLEQVVRLRLALMCELHAPAPGELDAWASATRRYLMSALPSGRFHVWLAFAGDEAVSCGGLSPFERPPAPGNLSGLEGYILNMYTVPTWRKRGVSRALLADLMAFARELGMGRLWLHASDDGRSLYESVGFAPNLTALEWTPGP
- a CDS encoding thioredoxin family protein, translating into MKQMFAALALGSVFVGVPAFADAEVGKPAPAFTLKDESGKEHSLSQYKGKVVVLEWTNPECPFVKRHYEADTMANTLKGFDAKKVVWLAVDSTAHNTPDKSADWKKKEGISYPVLQDASGATGKAYGAKTTPHMYVIDAEGVVRYAGAIDDDPRGKNAKKVNHVQTAVDAVLNGQPVPASTTTPYGCSVKYKS